From one Syntrophorhabdaceae bacterium genomic stretch:
- a CDS encoding putative toxin-antitoxin system toxin component, PIN family, with product MDTSILISAFIFRGVPEQAIKKAFSEADIYLSPALLREYRDTPLELFRKGKIDQLQFKALIAGIAALVTKAKLIAPQKKFVICRDPTDNMILDCCYAAKADILITGDKDLLDIRDLPFALRILRPRDFIKAG from the coding sequence ATCGATACCAGCATATTAATCTCTGCATTTATTTTCAGAGGAGTTCCGGAACAGGCAATAAAAAAGGCATTTTCAGAAGCAGATATATATTTATCGCCCGCACTTCTTCGGGAGTATCGCGATACACCCCTCGAACTATTTCGTAAAGGAAAAATTGATCAACTTCAGTTCAAAGCGTTAATTGCAGGGATTGCGGCCCTTGTAACAAAAGCGAAACTAATTGCCCCGCAGAAGAAGTTTGTCATTTGTAGAGACCCGACAGATAATATGATCCTCGATTGTTGCTATGCGGCAAAGGCGGATATTCTCATAACCGGCGACAAAGATCTCCTCGACATAAGGGACCTGCCCTTTGCCTTGAGAATATTGAGACCACGTGACTTTATAAAAGCCGGATAG